In one Pseudomonadota bacterium genomic region, the following are encoded:
- a CDS encoding TfoX/Sxy family DNA transformation protein — protein MAPVNSIRNLDPAAVAQFARAGIHSAEEIRALGADAAYARLLAAGERPHFIGYYVLHMGLQGRPWNDCQGAEKAALRESFDALKAAAARNHAESDAMPRELARALDALGIRT, from the coding sequence ATGGCTCCGGTCAACAGCATCCGCAATCTCGACCCTGCGGCGGTCGCCCAATTCGCGCGGGCGGGCATTCACAGCGCCGAAGAAATCCGCGCGCTTGGCGCGGATGCCGCCTATGCCCGGCTCCTCGCCGCGGGCGAGCGGCCCCATTTCATCGGGTATTACGTGCTTCACATGGGATTGCAGGGTCGGCCGTGGAATGATTGCCAGGGCGCGGAGAAGGCCGCCCTGCGCGAAAGCTTCGACGCCCTGAAGGCCGCCGCAGCACGCAACCACGCCGAGAGTGATGCCATGCCACGGGAGCTGGCCCGCGCGCTCGATGCCCTCGGCATCCGCACCTGA
- a CDS encoding ATP-binding cassette domain-containing protein, whose product MTEGLALEGVEITQQGGKVLLGVDARVGPGDVLSIMGPSGVGKSTLLAAITGTLSANFRCAGTIRLNGRILNGLPPQARRVGILFQDHLLFPHLSVGQNIGFGLPRGTRDRKNRIADALAEIDLAGFEARDPATLSGGQRARVALMRMLLAEPEALLLDEPFSRLDADLRVRMRALVFDRARAAQLPVLMVTHDAEDAAAACGQTIALKAH is encoded by the coding sequence ATGACTGAGGGGCTCGCGCTCGAGGGCGTGGAAATCACCCAGCAGGGCGGCAAGGTGCTGCTCGGGGTCGATGCCCGTGTGGGTCCGGGCGATGTGCTGTCGATCATGGGGCCATCGGGCGTGGGGAAATCCACGCTTCTGGCCGCCATCACCGGGACGCTTTCTGCAAATTTCCGCTGCGCCGGAACCATCCGCCTCAATGGCCGCATCCTGAATGGCTTGCCGCCGCAGGCGCGGCGCGTGGGCATCCTCTTCCAGGATCACCTGCTCTTTCCGCATCTTTCGGTGGGGCAGAATATCGGCTTTGGCCTGCCGCGGGGCACGCGGGACCGGAAGAACCGCATCGCCGACGCCCTCGCCGAGATCGACCTCGCCGGGTTCGAAGCGCGCGATCCTGCTACACTCTCCGGAGGTCAACGCGCGCGGGTGGCTCTCATGCGGATGCTCCTGGCCGAGCCCGAGGCGCTGCTCCTCGACGAGCCGTTTTCCCGGCTCGACGCCGATCTGCGGGTCCGGATGCGGGCGCTGGTCTTCGATCGGGCGCGTGCCGCACAGCTGCCGGTACTCATGGTCACCCACGACGCGGAAGATGCAGCCGCAGCCTGCGGGCAGACGATCGCGCTCAAGGCGCACTGA